One stretch of Prunus persica cultivar Lovell chromosome G1, Prunus_persica_NCBIv2, whole genome shotgun sequence DNA includes these proteins:
- the LOC18794048 gene encoding pentatricopeptide repeat-containing protein At3g62890, whose protein sequence is MAAALPAILSSLSLSTQKPTKNKVYNRVPRTNCIISLLKSCSNLREFAPIHARLVTTNLIHDPFTASQVLWFFITIKDFDYARLVFSQTHQPETIIWNTLMENRLKNGSFGDVLSTYYNMVTQGVPLDASTFHFLIHACSRLLAIQQGTEIQGRILKIGLGDNMSLINNLMGLYSKCGKLDEVRKMFEILPQRDVISWNTMISCNVHKGMLYEALNLFLEMQTNEEVEPDEITMLSLVSACTKLRDLEMGEKLHQYIEENELEIGGNLLNCVVDMYVKCGKMDKALELVGRCKPDIDVVLGTIMVGGYVKSNEIHAARCLFDQMTERNLISWMTMISGYVQGGYCYESLELFRQMRKTYLSLDEVLLVTVLSACAHVGDCKLGKSVHSLIFKYGMNVEGFLGNALIDLYAKCEKLAEACLVFEQLPCKSVVSWNSMLDGFCRSGDIKKARLFFNEIPEKDVISWNTMINCYSISHRFGEVFELFRAMQSSNVQPNKITLVSVLSSCASVAALNYGIWVHVYIKKNHIELDIMLGTALIDMYGKCGSIEQAYEIFSDMTEKNVFVWTAMIAARAMEGQAQKAIDLYSEMEALAIKPDHVTFVALLSACSHGGLVNEGYTYFNKMSSVYSIVPKIQHYGCMVDLLGRAGRLDQAVRFIESMPIKPDISIWSSLLRACGSHQNLELAEKVFQELIKIDPLNDAAYALISNIYAKAGRWDDVSWARKKLHELGVRKQPGCSLIEQNGAVHEFTAWDFSNPQSAEIYAMLDEIKRRLQKQDLVETSSHHSERLAVAFGLLNNPPRTPIRVVNNLQICRDCHSAMKLISQAYNREIVIRDNYRYHRFVDGNCSCKDYW, encoded by the coding sequence ATGGCCGCAGCCCTTCCTGCCATTCTCTCAAGCCTGTCTCTCTCCACacaaaaaccaaccaaaaataaagtcTATAATCGAGTTCCAAGAACAAACTGCATCATCTCCTTGTTGAAATCCTGTTCAAACCTCAGAGAATTTGCACCGATCCATGCCCGTTTGGTCACCACAAACCTCATCCACGACCCCTTCACCGCCAGCCAGGTTCTCTGGTTCTTCATCACCATCAAAGACTTTGATTATGCTCGACTAGTTTTCAGTCAAACCCATCAGCCAGAGACCATTATTTGGAACACCCTTATGGAAAACAGACTCAAAAATGGTTCTTTTGGAGATGTGCTTTCAACTTACTATAACATGGTCACTCAAGGTGTGCCTCTGGATGCATCTACTTTCCACTTCTTGATTCATGCTTGTTCTAGACTTTTGGCCATTCAACAGGGGACTGAGATCCAAGGCCggattttgaaaattgggtTGGGGGATAATATGTCTTTGATTAACAATTTGATGGGTTTGTATTCGAAATGTGGGAAATTGGATGAAGTGCGCAAAATGTTTGAGATATTACCTCAGAGAGATGTGATTAGTTGGAACACCATGATATCATGCAATGTCCATAAGGGAATGCTTTACGAGGCTTTGAATCTATTTCTGGAAATGCAGACTAATGAAGAAGTTGAACCAGATGAAATTACCATGCTGAGCTTAGTTTCGGCTTGTACGAAGCTCAGGGATTTGGAAATGGGGGAGAAGTTGCACCAGTATATTGAGGAAAATGAATTGGAGATTGGTGGGAATCTGTTGAATTGTGTGGTGGATATGTATGTTAAGTGTGGGAAAATGGATAAGGCACTTGAGCTTGTGGGTAGATGCAAGCCTGATATTGATGTTGTTTTGGGGACTATTATGGTTGGTGGGTATGTAAAATCTAATGAGATACATGCCGCTAGGTGCCTGTTTGACCAGATGACAGAGAGGAACTTGATTTCATGGATGACGATGATTTCAGGTTATGTTCAAGGAGGTTACTGTTATGAAAGTCTGGAGTTATTCAGGCAAATGAGAAAAACATATTTGAGCCTTGATGAGGTTCTTTTGGTTACGGTACTTTCAGCATGTGCTCATGTGGGAGATTGCAAGTTAGGCAAATCCGTTCACAGTCTGATTTTCAAATATGGAATGAATGTTGAAGGGTTTCTTGGGAATGCTCTGATAGACTTGTATGCCAAATGTGAAAAACTGGCTGAGGCTTGCTTAGTTTTTGAGCAGTTGCCTTGCAAGAGTGTTGTGTCTTGGAATTCGATGTTGGATGGGTTCTGCAGAAGTGGAGATATTAAGAAGGCTAGACTCTTCTTCAATGAGATTCCTGAGAAGGATGTGATTTCTTGGAACACCATGATCAACTGTTATTCCATATCTCATCGATTCGGAGAAGTGTTTGAGTTATTTCGTGCAATGCAGAGTTCAAATGTTCAGCCGAACAAGATCACATTAGTCAGTGTTCTGTCTTCCTGTGCTAGTGTTGCAGCCCTGAATTATGGCATTTGGGTGCATGTTTacataaaaaagaatcatATTGAGTTGGATATTATGTTGGGAACTGCTTTGATTGACATGTATGGAAAGTGTGGAAGCATTGAACAAGCCTATGAGATATTCTCGGATATGACTGAAAAAAATGTGTTTGTGTGGACCGCTATGATAGCAGCACGTGCCATGGAAGGGCAAGCCCAGAAAGCTATTGATCTCTACTCAGAAATGGAAGCTCTAGCAATAAAGCCAGATCATGTCACTTTCGTAGCTCTTCTATCTGCTTGTAGCCATGGAGGCTTAGTCAATGAAGGGTACACATACTTCAACAAGATGAGTAGTGTCTACAGTATTGTTCCTAAGATCCAGCACTATGGGTGTATGGTTGATCTCCTAGGTCGAGCCGGACGCTTAGACCAGGCAGTGAGGTTTATTGAAAGCATGCCTATCAAACCAGATATCTCTATATGGAGTTCCTTGTTGAGAGCATGTGGAAGCCATCAGAATCTAGAATTGGCAGAAAAAGTATTTCAAGAGCTCATAAAGATAGACCCCCTAAACGATGCTGCTTATGCTcttatttcaaatatatatgcaaAAGCTGGTAGGTGGGATGATGTGAGCTGGGCAAGAAAGAAGTTGCATGAACTAGGAGTGAGGAAGCAACCAGGATGTAGTCTAATAGAACAAAATGGAGCTGTGCATGAATTTACTGCTTGGGATTTCTCAAACCCTCAATCTGCTGAAATTTATGCTATGTTGGATGAGATAAAGCGTAGATTGCAAAAACAGGACCTAGTAGAAACATCATCTCATCATAGTGAAAGATTGGCTGTTGCTTTTGGTCTTTTAAACAACCCCCCAAGAACTCCTATCCGTGTAGTTAATAATCTGCAGATTTGTAGAGATTGCCATTCAGCCATGAAACTAATATCTCAGGCCTACAACAGAGAAATTGTTATCAGGGATAATTACAGATACCATCGGTTTGTAGATGGAAATTGCTCTTGTAAAGATTATTGGTGA
- the LOC18794020 gene encoding leucine-rich repeat extensin-like protein 4 gives MKREIQHIFLPSTFLILILSLGSTAQNPNAGLRELKLSHINQRQLLFYTDQDGSRGELVAVPSSLVFHNPRLRSAYVALQAWKQAMLSDPLGQTSNWVGSNVCSYTGVFCSRALDDPSVETVAGIDLNHGGIAGYLPEELGLLSDIALFHINSNRFCGSVPKSFSKLKLLFELDLSNNRFAGKFPLVVLRLPKLKFLDLRFNEFEGKVPKELFDKDLDAIFINHNMFSFELPDNLGNSPVSVIVLANNNFHGCVPASLGNMSKNLNEVVLTNNGFHSCLPKEIGMLKDVTVFDVSYNRIVGELPEAVGEMVSLEKLNVAHNMLRGNIPESVCELQNLRNFSFEHNFFTSEPPMCLKLEKFDDSKNCLRRRPKQRTMLHCKLALSKGVRCSSFGCRPSVPPSPSPPPPPPPSPSPPPPSPSPPPPSPSPPPPPPPPPPPPPFLVPSFLEFLYFSGKPQKLQPSNSHPSPPPPPIYSPPPASPSPPPSPPPCMRPSPPPPSPPAPVYDGPLPPTIGVSYASPPPPLFY, from the exons AtgaagagagaaattcaaCACATTTTTCTACCCTCTACTTTCTTGATACTGATCCTTTCCCTTGGCTCCACTGCCCAAAACCCTAATGCAGGCCTGAGAGAGTTAAAACTTTCTCATATTAATCAGAGGCAGCTCTTGTTCTACACTGACCAAGATGGGTCAAGAGGGGAGCTTGTGGCAGTCCCATCCTCCCTTGTTTTTCACAACCCAAGACTCAGGAGTGCCTACGTTGCCCTCCAGGCATGGAAACAAGCCATGCTCTCAGACCCTCTGGGCCAAACATCCAACTGGGTTGGATCCAATGTCTGCAGCTACACTGGAGTCTTCTGCTCCCGAGCCCTAGATGACCCGTCAGTCGAAACTGTGGCCGGCATTGATCTGAACCACGGCGGCATTGCAGGGTACCTCCCTGAAGAGCTGGGTCTGCTCTCAGATATTGCATTGTTCCACATCAACTCCAATCGGTTTTGCGGCAGTGTCCCGAAGAGTTTCAGCAAACTGAAGCTGCTTTTTGAGCTTGATCTGAGCAACAACCGCTTTGCTGGGAAGTTCCCTCTTGTTGTTCTTCGACTGCCAAAGCTAAAATTCCTGGACCTGCGATTCAATGAGTTTGAAGGTAAGGTCCCCAAGGAACTGTTTGATAAAGATCTAGATGCAATCTTCATCAACCACAACATGTTCTCCTTCGAATTGCCAGATAATTTGGGGAACTCGCCAGTCTCAGTTATTGTTCTTGCAAACAACAACTTCCATGGGTGTGTGCCAGCCAGCCTTGGTAACATGTCCAAGAATTTGAACGAAGTGGTGCTCACAAACAACGGCTTCCACTCGTGCTTGCCAAAGGAAATAGGGATGCTGAAGGATGTAACTGTGTTTGATGTGAGCTATAATCGGATTGTCGGTGAGTTGCCAGAGGCAGTGGGTGAAATGGTGAGCTTGGAGAAGCTCAATGTGGCTCATAACATGCTAAGAGGGAACATACCTGAGAGCGTTTGTGAGCTTCAGAACCTGAGGAACTTTAGCTTTGAGCACAACTTCTTCACTAGTGAGCCACCAATGTGTTTGAAATTGGAGAAGTTTGATGACAGCAAGAATTGCTTGCGGCGTAGGCCAAAGCAGAGAACCATGTTGCATTGTAAATTGGCCTTGTCTAAGGGTGTTCGTTGTAGTTCTTTTGGATGCCGTCCTTCTGTTCCTCCCTccccatcaccaccacctccaccaccaccatctccatcaccaccacctccatcaccatcaccaccacctccatcgccatcacctccacctcctcctcctccaccacctccacctcctcctTTTCTAGTTCCttcttttttggaatttttgtaCTTTTCTGGCAAG CCTCAGAAGTTGCAACCCTCTAATTCTCATCCATCGCCGCCTCCACCACCCATTTATTCTCCACCACCCGCTTCACCTTCTCCACCTCCATCTCCGCCACCATGTATGAGACcttctccacctccaccttcaCCGCCAGCTCCAGTGTATGATGGCCCGTTGCCACCAACTATCGGTGTCTCCTATgcctcaccaccaccaccactgtTTTATTAG
- the LOC18790563 gene encoding E3 ubiquitin-protein ligase MIEL1 isoform X3 → MLWGLPLDLCFRAVVSVPEIFDCRHCHNEAKNNINVDQKHRHDIPRHQVKQVICSLCGTEQEVGQVCVNCGVCMGKYFCGTCKLFDDDTSKRQYHCNGCGICRIGGRENFFHCYKCGCCYSIMLKNSHPCVEGAMHHDCPVCFEFLFESTNDVTVMLCGHTIHKDCLKEMREHYQYACPLCSKSVCDMSKVWEKYDMEIAATPMPEPYKNKLVWILCNDCGKSSQVQYHVVAQKCLNCKSYNTRQTRG, encoded by the exons ATGTTGTGGGGCCTTCCTCTGGACCTTTGTTTCAG GGCTGTTGTATCTGTACCAGAG ATTTTTGATTGTCGCCATTGTCATAATGAAGCAAAG AACAATATCAATGTCGATCAGAAGCATAGGCATGACATACCACGTCATCAAGTCAAACAG GTGATATGTTCACTTTGTGGCACTGAGCAAGAG GTTGGACAAGTTTGTGTTAACTGTGGTGTATGCATGGGGAAATATTTCTGTGGAACTTGCAAGctatttgatgatgat ACATCTAAGAGACAGTACCACTGCAATGGATGTGGAATTTGCAG AATTGGAGGGCGTGAGAATTTCTTCCACTGCTACAAGTGTG GCTGCTGCTACtcaattatgttaaaaaacAGCCACCCTTGTGTGGAGGGAGCAATGCATCACGACTGCCCTGTTTGCTTTGAG TTCTTATTTGAATCAACAAATGATGTTACGGTGATGCTGTGTGGACACACTATTCACAAGGATTGCTTAAAAGAGATGAGGGAGCATTATCA ATATGCGTGCCCTCTTTGCTCCAAATCAGTTTGTGATATGTCCAAGGTATGGGAGAAATATGACATGGAGATTGCAGCTACACCAATGCCTGAAccatataaaaacaaattg GTCTGGATCCTCTGCAACGACTGCGGGAAAAGCTCACAAGTGCAGTACCATGTTGTGGCCCAGAAATGCCTGAACTGTAAATCCTACAACACTCGCCAAACGAGAGGCTGA
- the LOC18794019 gene encoding uncharacterized protein LOC18794019 isoform X1 — MKGHEHKIPRMEDILNLPVQDPPCAEFSAAHIKWVKVEGGRQGGDDIALIPFARVGDFVKGESSNAECPASFRIESRRRRPEGSISKPRVDGYLEYTLYWCSYGPEDYRENESGLVDGSSTKPASGKGSRPGRRHMMRGCICHFTVKRLYTRPLLALIIYNQRNHVDKSGSPCHGILDQDAMGTRAMYAPRISEEQRQKVMSMLYVGIPLDSIVQHHMEMVEGHGGPHNRDDFLSRNDVRNMERVIRNSSHELHEDDECSIRMWVQRHRKNVFYFQDSSGSEPFVLGMQTDWQLQQLVQYGHNGYIAFHSTFGLKKLKYPLCTLLVFNASRDAIPVAWVITSSFVSQDIHKWIGLLAERIQTKDPRWRLDAFLVDDPSFEISIIREAFQCRVLLCIWRARHSWIRRLLKTCCNFDVQREMFKHLGWLLYCTRRPNTLDSVEEFMQVFVDQCAFMDYFKSRWLPNIELWANGIRSLPVAGPEPSAAIESYHLRLKSKLFNEQYVNSWSRVDWLIHTLTTEFQSSYWLDQYSIETGYFENLRDKSFSTNAWYQALQILNVDVILDEQNLQYAKVISQTDRSLAYTIWNPGSEFSLCDCPWSRLGNLCKHVIKVAITCKSRQVARPLLSAQVYRQALLTLLQNPPDDPVVLDHAILHATRLQQDIKGLEVLSNSGLLQPLPSEISSHVADNVLFPRLH; from the exons ATGAAGGGCCATGAACACAAG ATTCCAAGAATGGAGGACATTCTTAACCTTCCAGTACAAGATCCTCCATGTGCAGAGTTTTCTGCGGCTCATATCAAATGGGTAAAAGTAGAAGGCGGTCGCCAAGGTGGCGATGATATTGCCCTAATCCCATTTGCTAGAGTGGGTGATTTTGTGAAAGGAGAATCTTCAAATGCAGAATGCCCTGCTAGCTTCCGCATTGAGTCAAGAAGGAGGAGACCTGAGGGCAGCATCAGCAAGCCAAGGGTTGACGGCTATCTTGAGTATACACT ATACTGGTGTTCTTATGGTCCTGAGGATTACCGAGAAAATGAATCTGGTTTGGTGGATGGTTCTAGTACAAAGCCTGCATCCGGAAAGGGAAGCAGGCCTGGGAGGCGTCACATGATGAGGGGATGCATCTGTCATTTTACTGTAAAACGCTTATATACCCGGCCACTCCTAGCTCTCATCATCTATAACCAGAGAAATCATGTAGACAAATCAGGATCACCTTGTCATGGTATACTTGATCAGGATGCTATGGGAACGAGAGCCATGTATGCTCCACGAATTTCAGAGGAGCAACGCCAGAAAGTGATGTCTATGCTTTATGTTGGAATACCTTTGGACAGTATAGTTCAGCATCACATGGAGATGGTCGAGGGGCATGGGGGACCTCATAACCGTGATGATTTTCTAAGTCGTAATGATGTTCGTAACATGGAAAGGGTGATTCGCAATTCTTCTCATGAGTTgcatgaagatgatgaatgcAGTATAAGGATGTGGGTTCAACGCCATCGCAAGAATGTGTTCTATTTTCAAGATAGCTCTGGTTCAGAACCATTTGTTTTGGGGATGCAGACAGATTGGCAGCTGCAGCAGTTGGTCCAATATGGACATAATGGTTACATAGCTTTCCATTCAACATTTGGCTTAAAGAAACTTAAG TATCCCTTGTGTACATTACTTGTTTTCAACGCATCACGGGATGCAATACCAGTTGCTTGGGTCATTACCTCGTCTTTCGTCAGTCAAGATATCCATAAATGGATTGGGCTACTGGCTGAAAGAATCCAAACCAAGGATCCAAGATGGAGACTCGATGCCTTTTTAGTGGATGATCCTTCCTTTGAAATTTCTATAATAAG AGAGGCTTTCCAATGCCGGGTCTTATTATGCATCTGGCGTGCTCGGCATTCTTGGATAAGAAGACTTTTAAAGACATGCTGCAACTTTGATGTGCAGCGAGAAATGTTTAAGCACTTAGGCTGGCTTTTGTATTGCACAAGAAGGCCAAATACTTTGGATTCAGTTGAGGAGTTTATGCAAGTATTTGTTGATCAATGTGCCTTTATGGATTATTTTAAGAGTCGATGGTTACCAAATATAG AGTTGTGGGCCAATGGCATAAGGTCTCTTCCTGTGGCTGGTCCAGAGCCAAGTGCTGCAATCGAGTCCTATCATCTAAGGTTGAAATCCAAGCTTTTCAATGAACAATATGTTAATTCTTGGTCAAGAGTTGACTGGTTAATCCACACACTTACAACTGAATTTCAATCTTCATATTGGTTAGACCAATATAGCATAGAGACTGGGTATTTTGAAAACTTGAGGGACAAATCTTTCTCAACAAATGCTTGGTATCAGGCTTTGCAGATCCTAAATGTTGATGTCATACTGGATGAGCAAAATCTCCAGTATGCAAAAGTCATCTCACAAACAGACAGAAGCCTGGCATACACTATTTGGAACCCTGGTTCTGAGTTCTCATTGTGTGATTGCCCTTGGTCAAGGCTAGGAAATCTCTGCAAGCATGTCATCAAGGTGGCAATCACATGTAAAAGTCGGCAGGTTGCAAGACCATTATTGTCTGCCCAAGTTTATCGGCAGGCCTTGCTTACCCTTCTTCAAAACCCCCCAGATGATCCTGTAGTTCTTGACCatgccattttacatgcaACCCGCTTGCAACAGGACATTAAAGGCTTGGAAGTATTATCTAATAGTGGGTTGCTCCAGCCTTTACCTTCAGAGATTAGTTCTCATGTAGCAGACAATGTACTTTTTCCTCGTCTCCACTGA
- the LOC18794019 gene encoding uncharacterized protein LOC18794019 isoform X2: protein MKGHEHKIPRMEDILNLPVQDPPCAEFSAAHIKWVKVEGGRQGGDDIALIPFARVGDFVKGESSNAECPASFRIESRRRRPEGSISKPRVDGYLEYTLYWCSYGPEDYRENESGLVDGSSTKPASGKGSRPGRRHMMRGCICHFTVKRLYTRPLLALIIYNQRNHVDKSGSPCHGILDQDAMGTRAMYAPRISEEQRQKVMSMLYVGIPLDSIVQHHMEMVEGHGGPHNRDDFLSRNDVRNMERVIRNSSHELHEDDECSIRMWVQRHRKNVFYFQDSSGSEPFVLGMQTDWQLQQLVQYGHNGYIAFHSTFGLKKLKYPLCTLLVFNASRDAIPVAWVITSSFVSQDIHKWIGLLAERIQTKDPRWRLDAFLVDDPSFEISIIREAFQCRVLLCIWRARHSWIRRLLKTCCNFDVQREMFKHLGWLLYCTRRPNTLDSVEEFMQVFVDQCAFMDYFKSRWLPNIELWANGIRSLPVAGPEPSAAIESYHLRLCRS from the exons ATGAAGGGCCATGAACACAAG ATTCCAAGAATGGAGGACATTCTTAACCTTCCAGTACAAGATCCTCCATGTGCAGAGTTTTCTGCGGCTCATATCAAATGGGTAAAAGTAGAAGGCGGTCGCCAAGGTGGCGATGATATTGCCCTAATCCCATTTGCTAGAGTGGGTGATTTTGTGAAAGGAGAATCTTCAAATGCAGAATGCCCTGCTAGCTTCCGCATTGAGTCAAGAAGGAGGAGACCTGAGGGCAGCATCAGCAAGCCAAGGGTTGACGGCTATCTTGAGTATACACT ATACTGGTGTTCTTATGGTCCTGAGGATTACCGAGAAAATGAATCTGGTTTGGTGGATGGTTCTAGTACAAAGCCTGCATCCGGAAAGGGAAGCAGGCCTGGGAGGCGTCACATGATGAGGGGATGCATCTGTCATTTTACTGTAAAACGCTTATATACCCGGCCACTCCTAGCTCTCATCATCTATAACCAGAGAAATCATGTAGACAAATCAGGATCACCTTGTCATGGTATACTTGATCAGGATGCTATGGGAACGAGAGCCATGTATGCTCCACGAATTTCAGAGGAGCAACGCCAGAAAGTGATGTCTATGCTTTATGTTGGAATACCTTTGGACAGTATAGTTCAGCATCACATGGAGATGGTCGAGGGGCATGGGGGACCTCATAACCGTGATGATTTTCTAAGTCGTAATGATGTTCGTAACATGGAAAGGGTGATTCGCAATTCTTCTCATGAGTTgcatgaagatgatgaatgcAGTATAAGGATGTGGGTTCAACGCCATCGCAAGAATGTGTTCTATTTTCAAGATAGCTCTGGTTCAGAACCATTTGTTTTGGGGATGCAGACAGATTGGCAGCTGCAGCAGTTGGTCCAATATGGACATAATGGTTACATAGCTTTCCATTCAACATTTGGCTTAAAGAAACTTAAG TATCCCTTGTGTACATTACTTGTTTTCAACGCATCACGGGATGCAATACCAGTTGCTTGGGTCATTACCTCGTCTTTCGTCAGTCAAGATATCCATAAATGGATTGGGCTACTGGCTGAAAGAATCCAAACCAAGGATCCAAGATGGAGACTCGATGCCTTTTTAGTGGATGATCCTTCCTTTGAAATTTCTATAATAAG AGAGGCTTTCCAATGCCGGGTCTTATTATGCATCTGGCGTGCTCGGCATTCTTGGATAAGAAGACTTTTAAAGACATGCTGCAACTTTGATGTGCAGCGAGAAATGTTTAAGCACTTAGGCTGGCTTTTGTATTGCACAAGAAGGCCAAATACTTTGGATTCAGTTGAGGAGTTTATGCAAGTATTTGTTGATCAATGTGCCTTTATGGATTATTTTAAGAGTCGATGGTTACCAAATATAG AGTTGTGGGCCAATGGCATAAGGTCTCTTCCTGTGGCTGGTCCAGAGCCAAGTGCTGCAATCGAGTCCTATCATCTAAG GCTTTGCAGATCCTAA
- the LOC18790563 gene encoding E3 ubiquitin-protein ligase MIEL1 isoform X1, which yields MVRQNKMEDAHLNLSCMLTVESKVESRDTGKATELLERGHMEYGCSHYRRRCRIRAPCCNEIFDCRHCHNEAKNNINVDQKHRHDIPRHQVKQVICSLCGTEQEVGQVCVNCGVCMGKYFCGTCKLFDDDTSKRQYHCNGCGICRIGGRENFFHCYKCGCCYSIMLKNSHPCVEGAMHHDCPVCFEFLFESTNDVTVMLCGHTIHKDCLKEMREHYQYACPLCSKSVCDMSKVWEKYDMEIAATPMPEPYKNKLVWILCNDCGKSSQVQYHVVAQKCLNCKSYNTRQTRG from the exons ATGGTTAGACAGAACAAAATGGAGGATGCCCATTTGAATCTATCGTGCATGCTCACTGTAGAATCAAAAGTAGAATCAAGGGATACTGGAAAGGCCACTGAATTGTTGGAGAGAGGACACATGGAGTATGG TTGTTCACACTACAGGCGAAGGTGCCGCATTAGAGCTCCTTGCTGCAATGAGATTTTTGATTGTCGCCATTGTCATAATGAAGCAAAG AACAATATCAATGTCGATCAGAAGCATAGGCATGACATACCACGTCATCAAGTCAAACAG GTGATATGTTCACTTTGTGGCACTGAGCAAGAG GTTGGACAAGTTTGTGTTAACTGTGGTGTATGCATGGGGAAATATTTCTGTGGAACTTGCAAGctatttgatgatgat ACATCTAAGAGACAGTACCACTGCAATGGATGTGGAATTTGCAG AATTGGAGGGCGTGAGAATTTCTTCCACTGCTACAAGTGTG GCTGCTGCTACtcaattatgttaaaaaacAGCCACCCTTGTGTGGAGGGAGCAATGCATCACGACTGCCCTGTTTGCTTTGAG TTCTTATTTGAATCAACAAATGATGTTACGGTGATGCTGTGTGGACACACTATTCACAAGGATTGCTTAAAAGAGATGAGGGAGCATTATCA ATATGCGTGCCCTCTTTGCTCCAAATCAGTTTGTGATATGTCCAAGGTATGGGAGAAATATGACATGGAGATTGCAGCTACACCAATGCCTGAAccatataaaaacaaattg GTCTGGATCCTCTGCAACGACTGCGGGAAAAGCTCACAAGTGCAGTACCATGTTGTGGCCCAGAAATGCCTGAACTGTAAATCCTACAACACTCGCCAAACGAGAGGCTGA
- the LOC18790563 gene encoding E3 ubiquitin-protein ligase MIEL1 isoform X2 codes for MVRQNKMEDAHLNLSCMLTVESKVESRDTGKATELLERGHMEYGCSHYRRRCRIRAPCCNEIFDCRHCHNEAKNNINVDQKHRHDIPRHQVKQVICSLCGTEQETSKRQYHCNGCGICRIGGRENFFHCYKCGCCYSIMLKNSHPCVEGAMHHDCPVCFEFLFESTNDVTVMLCGHTIHKDCLKEMREHYQYACPLCSKSVCDMSKVWEKYDMEIAATPMPEPYKNKLVWILCNDCGKSSQVQYHVVAQKCLNCKSYNTRQTRG; via the exons ATGGTTAGACAGAACAAAATGGAGGATGCCCATTTGAATCTATCGTGCATGCTCACTGTAGAATCAAAAGTAGAATCAAGGGATACTGGAAAGGCCACTGAATTGTTGGAGAGAGGACACATGGAGTATGG TTGTTCACACTACAGGCGAAGGTGCCGCATTAGAGCTCCTTGCTGCAATGAGATTTTTGATTGTCGCCATTGTCATAATGAAGCAAAG AACAATATCAATGTCGATCAGAAGCATAGGCATGACATACCACGTCATCAAGTCAAACAG GTGATATGTTCACTTTGTGGCACTGAGCAAGAG ACATCTAAGAGACAGTACCACTGCAATGGATGTGGAATTTGCAG AATTGGAGGGCGTGAGAATTTCTTCCACTGCTACAAGTGTG GCTGCTGCTACtcaattatgttaaaaaacAGCCACCCTTGTGTGGAGGGAGCAATGCATCACGACTGCCCTGTTTGCTTTGAG TTCTTATTTGAATCAACAAATGATGTTACGGTGATGCTGTGTGGACACACTATTCACAAGGATTGCTTAAAAGAGATGAGGGAGCATTATCA ATATGCGTGCCCTCTTTGCTCCAAATCAGTTTGTGATATGTCCAAGGTATGGGAGAAATATGACATGGAGATTGCAGCTACACCAATGCCTGAAccatataaaaacaaattg GTCTGGATCCTCTGCAACGACTGCGGGAAAAGCTCACAAGTGCAGTACCATGTTGTGGCCCAGAAATGCCTGAACTGTAAATCCTACAACACTCGCCAAACGAGAGGCTGA